The Mycolicibacterium brumae DNA window TACGTCGACGCCATCGACGCGCACACCATCGTCTTCGGCATCGGGCCGGCCGGCACCGGCAAGACATACCTGGCGATGGCCAAGGCCGTGAACGCGCTGCGGTCCAAGCAGGTCAACCGGATCATCCTGACCCGCCCCGCGGTGGAGGCCGGCGAGCGCCTGGGCTTTTTGCCCGGCACGCTGAGCGAGAAGATCGACCCCTACCTGCGGCCGCTGTACGACGCGCTGCACGACATGATGGACGCCGAGGCCATCCCGAAGCTGATGAGCGCCGGGGTGATCGAGGTGGCCCCGCTGGCGTACATGCGCGGCCGCTCGCTCAATGACGCGTTCATCATCCTCGACGAGGCGCAGAACACCACCGCCGAACAGATGAAGATGTTCCTCACCCGGCTGGGCTTCGGCTCCAAGATCGTCGTCACCGGCGACATCACTCAGGTGGACCTGCCCGGTGGGGCGCGTTCCGGCCTGGGCGCGGCCATGGATATCCTCGACGGCATCGACGACATCCATTTCGCCCAGCTGACCAGTGCCGACGTGGTCCGGCACAGCCTGGTCTCCGACATCGTCGACGCCTACGCCCGCGCCGAAGGCCCCACCCCGGCCAACCGCGGGCAGCGTCGCCGGCAGCCCAGGAACACTCGGGAGGCGCGATCGTGAGCATCGAGGTGTCCAACGAGTCCGGCGTCGACGTCAGCGAGGAGGAGCTGATCAGCGTCGCCCGGTTCGTCATCGCCCAGATGGATGTCAACCCGGCCGCCGAACTGTCGATGATCCTGCTGGACCTCGAGGCGATGGCTGATCTGCACGTGCGCTGGATGGACCTGCCCGGACCGACGGATGTGATGAGCTTCCCGATGGACGAGTTGGAGCCGGGCGGGCGGCCCGACGCCGCCGACCCGAGCCCGTCCATGCTGGGTGACATCGTGCTGTGCCCGCAGTTCGCCGCCGAACAGGCCAAGGCCGCCGGCCACCCGCTGGCCCACGAGTTGGCTCTGCTCACCGTGCACGGCGTGCTGCACCTGCTCGGCTACGACCATGCCGAGCCGGACGAGGAGAAGGAGATGTTCGGCCTGCAACGCCAACTGCTCGCCGACTGGTACGACGACCAGGCGGCGCTCTATCACCGCACCCGGCAGGGGGAGCGGGACCGGCACCTGCTGGATCGCACCAGCGATTTCCACAACCACCCCGACAGCCTGTGAGCGGCCTGACGCCGCTGCTCGGCGCGATCGCCCTGATCGCCCTGGGCGGCCTGTTCTCCGCGATCGACGCCGCCATCTCCACGGTGTCGGTGGCCCGCGTCGCCGAAATGGTCCGCGACGAGCGGCCCGGCGCCGTCCGGCTGGCCGCCGTCGTCGCCGACCGGCCCCGCTACATCAGCCTGGTGGTGCTGCTGCGCATCGTCTGCGAGATCACCGCCACCGTGCTGCTGGTGGCCTACCTGGCCCAGCACATGTCTTTCTCCAAGGCGTTGCTGGTCGCGGCGGTGATCATGGTGGTGACCAGCTTCGTGCTGGTCGGGGTCGGCCCCCGCACCGTCGGCCGGCAGAACGCCTACACCATCGCCTTGATGTCTGCGGTTGGGCTGCAGGCGATCTCGGTGCTGCTGATGCCGATCAGCCGGCTGCTGGTGCTACTCGGCAACGCGGTGACACCGGGCCGCGGCTACCGCAACGGCCCGTTCGCCTCGGAGACCGAGCTGCGTGAGGTCGTCGACCTCGCCCAGCAGCGCGGCGTCGTCGCCGACGACGAACGCCGGATGATCCAGTCCGTCTTCGAACTCGGTGACACCGTCGCCCGCGAGGTGATGGTGCCGCGCACCGAGATGGTGTGGATCGAGCAGGACAAGAGCGCCGGCCAGGCCACCTCTCTGGCGGTGCGCTCCGGGCATTCCCGCATCCCGGTGATCGGCGAGAACGTCGACGACATCCTGGGCGTGGTCTATCTCAAGGACCTCGTTGAGCAGACCTACACCGCCACCGACGGCGGCCGCGGCACCAACGTCGCCGCGGTGATGCGGCCCGCGGTGTTCGTGCCGGACACCAAACCGCTGGACGCCCTGCTGCGCGACATGCAGCGCAACCGCAACCACATGGCGCTGCTGGTCGACGAGTACGGCGCCATCGCCGGCCTGGTCACCATCGAGGACGTGCTGGAGGAGATCGTCGGCGAGATCAACGACGAGTACGACGCCGACGAGGTCGCTCCGGTGCAGGAGATCGCCGAAGGCTCCTACCGGGTGTCGGCGCGGCTGCCGATCGACGACCTCGGCGAGCTGTTCGGCCTGGAGTTCGACGAGGACCTCGCCGAGTCGGTGGACACCGTCGGCGGGCTGCTGGCCGTCGACCTGGGCCGGGTGCCGCTGCCCGGCGCCGAGGTGATCAGCCACGGCCTGCGGATGCGCGCCGAAGGCCGCCGGGACCACCGCGGCCGGATGCGGATCAACACCGTCAAGGTGGACCGGCTGCCCGAACCTGACGAAGACAACGACGGGGCCGAGCGTGACTGAATTCCATTCCGGTTTCGTGTGTTTGGTGGGCCGGCCCAACACCGGCAAGTCGACGCTGACCAACGCGCTGGTCGGGGCGAAGGTCGCCATCACCTCGAACCGGCCGCAGACCACGAGGCACACGATCCGCGGCATCGTGCACCGGGAGAACTTCCAGATCATCCTGGTGGACACCCCCGGGCTGCACCGGCCGCGCACGCTGCTGGGCAAGCGGCTCAACGACCTGGTCCGCGACACCTATTCCGAGGTGGACGTGATCGGGATGTGCGTCCCGGCCGACGAGCCGATCGGCCCCGGTGACCGCTGGATCTACCAACAGCTGCGCGACGTCGCCCCGCGAACCCCGCTGGTGGTGCTGGTCACCAAGATCGACAAGGTGTCCAAGGACCGGGTGATCGCCCAATTGGCTTCGGTGGCAGAGGAATTCGGGGAGCAGGCCGCCGAGATCGTGCCGGTGTCGGCGACCACCGGCGAACAGGTCGACGTGGTGATCGACGTGCTGGCCGCCAAACTTCCGCCGGGGCCGGCGTTCTACCCCGACGGGGAGCTCACCGACGAGCCCGAGGAAACCCTGATGGCCGAGTTCATCCGGGAAGCCGCCCTGGAGGGTGTGCGCGACGAGCTGCCGCACTCGCTGGCCGTCGTCATCGAGGACGTCGAGGAGCGGCCGGGCCGCGCAGAAGACCAGGCCCTGGTCGACGTGCACGCCATCATCTACGTCGAACGCGACAGCCAGAAGGGCATCGTGATCGGCAAGGGCGGTTCGCGGCTCCGCGAGGTCGGAGCGTCCGCGCGCGGCCAGATCGAGAAGCTGCTGGGCTCCAAGGTGTACCTGGACCTGCGGGTCAAGGTCGCCAAGAACTGGCAGCGGGACCCCAAACAGCTCGGCCGGCTGGGGTTTTAGCCCTCTTCCCACCACGGGTCGGGGACCCGGGAACTCCAGCCACTGACCAACTCCAGGGCCCCGGCCAGCGACGCCAGCAGCGGCTCGCTGTTCGCCGGCCCCATCAACTGCACCCCGATCGGCAGTCCGTCGGAGGTGAACCCGGCCGGGATGTTGATCGACGGCCAGCCCAGCGCGTTCCACGGCCAGCAGCCCGGGCAGGCGGCGACGATGGCGCGGTCGGTGGCCGTCGGGCCGAGTTTGTCGAACGCGGTCACCTTCGGCGGGGGCAGCGCGGTGGTCGGGGCCAGCACCACGTCGACCAGGTCGAAGATCCGGCCGACCCGCCGCCGCGAGGCGGCCTCCTCGCGGCGGGCCCGGTCCAGCACCCGCTGTGACAGCAGCCGGCCCACCCGCATGTTCGATTTGGTCCGCGGGTCCAGATTCACCCCGTCGCCGATCCGCGACTGCCAGGCCACGATGCCGGCGGTGGAGCGGGCCAGGAAGTTCCAGCCCAGCCGCAGCCCGTAATCCGGGTTGCCCACCACCGTGGTGTGCCCGAGTTCGTCGAGCTGGCCGGCCACCCGGTCCAGCGCGTCGCGGATCTCCGGGTGCAGCTTCGCCGGGAACGCCGTGTACGGGAAGCGGGTGGACACCGCGATCTTGAGCCGGCCGGGATCCTGGGACAGCGCGTCATAGACGGCGACCGGTTCGGGGCGGTGGATGTCGCCGTCGGCGCTGCCGGAGATCGCGTCCAGGACCAGCGCGGCGTCGGCGACGGTGCGGGCCAGCACCCCGTTGACGGTGATGCCGTTGAAGGTGTCCGGCAGCGGCCAGGTGGAGATCCGGCCGCGCTGCGGTTTGATGCCGACCAGGTTGGTCCAGGCCGCCGGGATCCGCACGCTGCCGGCGCCGTCGGAGCCGATCGCGGCGGCGACCAGCCCGGCGGCCACCGCCGCAGACGCTCCGCCGGAGGACCCGCCGGGGGTGTGGTGGCGGCTCCACGGGTTGCGGGTGTGCCCGAATCCGGGCCCGCTGGTGAACGGCCACTGACCGAGCTCGCAGGTGTTGGTCTTGCCGACGATCACCGCGCCGGCCGAGCGCAGCCGGCGCACCAGCTCGCAGTCGGCGACCGCCGGCGGGACCCACCCCTCGGTGCCGAACGCGGTCGGCACCCCGGCCAGGTCCACGTCGTCCTTGATGGCGATCGGAATGCCCAGCAGCGGGGCCTGTTCCCCGGCGGCGCGGCGACGGTCGGCCGCGGCCGCCTCGGTCAGGGCCCGGTCGGTCAGCACCACCCGGAACGCGTTCAGGGTGGGTTGGCTGGCCTCGATGGCGGTCAGCGCCCGGCGGGTCAGGGTGACGGCGGTGGCCTGGCCGCTGGCCAGTTGATACAGCTGTTCGTGAACGGTGGGGAAGCGCGATGTGGCCATACTGGCTGTAAGCCTAGCCACTTGCGCCGGGTTGTCCGGTCCGCTCGCGGCGCGCGTCCCGGAGATTGTCGGCGCCCGGCGCCAGACTGTGTCCCCATGCGGCTGTATCGGGACCGGGCGGTGGTGCTGCGCCAGCACAAGCTCGGCGAGGCCGACCGCATCGTGACCCTGCTGACCCGCGACAACGGCCTGGTCCGCGCGGTGGCCAAGGGGGTGCGGCGCACCCGTAGCAAGTTCGGGGCGCGGCTGGAGCCGTTCGCCCACATCGACGTGCAGCTGCACCGCGGCCGCAACCTGGACATCGTCACCCAGGTGCAGGCCATCGACGCGTTCGCCACCGGCATCGTCAGCGACTACGGCCGCTACACCTGCGCCTGCGCGGTCCTGGAGACCGCCGAGCGCCTCGCCGGCGAGGAGCGCGCCCCCGCGCGGGCGCTGCACCAACTGACCGTCGGCGCGCTGCGCGCGGTGTCCGACGGGTCCCGGCCCCGGGATCTGGTGCTCGACGCCTACCTGCTGCGGGCCATGTCGATCGCCGGGTGGGCGCTGGCGCTGACCGAATGCGCCCGCTGCGCCACCCCGGGCCCGCACCGGGCGTTCCACATCGGCGCCGGTGGCAGCGTCTGCGTGCACTGCCGGCCGTCGGGCTCGATGACCCCGCCGCAGCAGGTGCTGGAGCTGATGTCAGCGCTGCACGACGGGGACTGGCCGACTGCCGAACGGGCCACCGCTTCGCACCGCAGCCAGGCCAGCGGTTTGGTGGCCGCGCAGTTGCAGTGGCATCTGGAGCGCAAGCTGCGCACCCTGCCGCTGGTGGAGCGAACCCCGGTCGAGCACAGCGCGGGCTGAGGCGGCGCCCGGCACGCGCCGTCAGCAGTCGACGGGGCCGTGCACGACGGCCCACGCCCTGCCCGCCGGATCGGCGATGGCGGGGAGCTCGGAGTTCGGGGCCGCACGCGCGGCTTTCCGGCACGCCGCGTCACCGCACCGGTGCGGCGCCACCTCGTCGTTCGGCAGGCGCACCCAGAGCTGGAGTTTCAACTCTTCGTCGTGGATCTTCTCGGCCGAGAGCACCGGGAGTGTGTGCGACGCCCCGGCCTTGAGCAGCGCGACGGTGCCGGTTTCCTTCTCGCCGGCGTCGACCCACAGGGCCACGCCGATG harbors:
- a CDS encoding PhoH family protein, translating into MTSRDPAPGPSVRSTIEVPSDLVVGLLGSHDENLLALEQALVAELHVRGNTVTVTGSPADVALADRVITELIALVAGGNPLTPDAVRRSVGMVTAPGDTSPAEVLSLDILSRRGKTIRPKTLNQKHYVDAIDAHTIVFGIGPAGTGKTYLAMAKAVNALRSKQVNRIILTRPAVEAGERLGFLPGTLSEKIDPYLRPLYDALHDMMDAEAIPKLMSAGVIEVAPLAYMRGRSLNDAFIILDEAQNTTAEQMKMFLTRLGFGSKIVVTGDITQVDLPGGARSGLGAAMDILDGIDDIHFAQLTSADVVRHSLVSDIVDAYARAEGPTPANRGQRRRQPRNTREARS
- the ybeY gene encoding rRNA maturation RNase YbeY, yielding MSIEVSNESGVDVSEEELISVARFVIAQMDVNPAAELSMILLDLEAMADLHVRWMDLPGPTDVMSFPMDELEPGGRPDAADPSPSMLGDIVLCPQFAAEQAKAAGHPLAHELALLTVHGVLHLLGYDHAEPDEEKEMFGLQRQLLADWYDDQAALYHRTRQGERDRHLLDRTSDFHNHPDSL
- a CDS encoding hemolysin family protein, which produces MSGLTPLLGAIALIALGGLFSAIDAAISTVSVARVAEMVRDERPGAVRLAAVVADRPRYISLVVLLRIVCEITATVLLVAYLAQHMSFSKALLVAAVIMVVTSFVLVGVGPRTVGRQNAYTIALMSAVGLQAISVLLMPISRLLVLLGNAVTPGRGYRNGPFASETELREVVDLAQQRGVVADDERRMIQSVFELGDTVAREVMVPRTEMVWIEQDKSAGQATSLAVRSGHSRIPVIGENVDDILGVVYLKDLVEQTYTATDGGRGTNVAAVMRPAVFVPDTKPLDALLRDMQRNRNHMALLVDEYGAIAGLVTIEDVLEEIVGEINDEYDADEVAPVQEIAEGSYRVSARLPIDDLGELFGLEFDEDLAESVDTVGGLLAVDLGRVPLPGAEVISHGLRMRAEGRRDHRGRMRINTVKVDRLPEPDEDNDGAERD
- the era gene encoding GTPase Era; amino-acid sequence: MTEFHSGFVCLVGRPNTGKSTLTNALVGAKVAITSNRPQTTRHTIRGIVHRENFQIILVDTPGLHRPRTLLGKRLNDLVRDTYSEVDVIGMCVPADEPIGPGDRWIYQQLRDVAPRTPLVVLVTKIDKVSKDRVIAQLASVAEEFGEQAAEIVPVSATTGEQVDVVIDVLAAKLPPGPAFYPDGELTDEPEETLMAEFIREAALEGVRDELPHSLAVVIEDVEERPGRAEDQALVDVHAIIYVERDSQKGIVIGKGGSRLREVGASARGQIEKLLGSKVYLDLRVKVAKNWQRDPKQLGRLGF
- a CDS encoding amidase; the protein is MATSRFPTVHEQLYQLASGQATAVTLTRRALTAIEASQPTLNAFRVVLTDRALTEAAAADRRRAAGEQAPLLGIPIAIKDDVDLAGVPTAFGTEGWVPPAVADCELVRRLRSAGAVIVGKTNTCELGQWPFTSGPGFGHTRNPWSRHHTPGGSSGGASAAVAAGLVAAAIGSDGAGSVRIPAAWTNLVGIKPQRGRISTWPLPDTFNGITVNGVLARTVADAALVLDAISGSADGDIHRPEPVAVYDALSQDPGRLKIAVSTRFPYTAFPAKLHPEIRDALDRVAGQLDELGHTTVVGNPDYGLRLGWNFLARSTAGIVAWQSRIGDGVNLDPRTKSNMRVGRLLSQRVLDRARREEAASRRRVGRIFDLVDVVLAPTTALPPPKVTAFDKLGPTATDRAIVAACPGCWPWNALGWPSINIPAGFTSDGLPIGVQLMGPANSEPLLASLAGALELVSGWSSRVPDPWWEEG
- the recO gene encoding DNA repair protein RecO, coding for MRLYRDRAVVLRQHKLGEADRIVTLLTRDNGLVRAVAKGVRRTRSKFGARLEPFAHIDVQLHRGRNLDIVTQVQAIDAFATGIVSDYGRYTCACAVLETAERLAGEERAPARALHQLTVGALRAVSDGSRPRDLVLDAYLLRAMSIAGWALALTECARCATPGPHRAFHIGAGGSVCVHCRPSGSMTPPQQVLELMSALHDGDWPTAERATASHRSQASGLVAAQLQWHLERKLRTLPLVERTPVEHSAG